Part of the Thermus sp. LT1-2-5 genome, GAGGAGGTTGCGGTCCCGGAGGTACCCGTGGAAGCGGGCTAGGTCCTCAATCCCCCCCGCGAAGTAGAACTCCCTCCCTCCCCGGTACCGCTCCCGGGTGTAGACGGCGAACTGGCGCATGAAACGGGTGAAGAGGCGGTAAGGGACGAAGCCCGTGGGCTCCAGGAGGTAACGGGCCTCCCAGGGCCGGTCAAAGGGGGTGGCGGTGGCGTAAAGGGTGAAGAGGGCCCGCCAGGCGGCCTCCACGTGGGCCTCGAGGTAGGCCACCCGCTCGGGGTCCTCCACGACGGCCTCTCCCGTCCAGAGGTCGGGGTAGGCGGCCCCGTTTTCCGTGATGTAAAGGGGCCAGGGCACCTCCCGGCCGAGGTGCTTCAAGAGGTGGTAAAGCCCCTCGGGGTAGACCTCCCACCCCATGGCCGTGACCGGCCCCTCCGGGGGAAGGTAGCGCACGGGCAAAGGCCCCGTCCCCGGGGCCACGCGGACGGGGGCGTAGTAGTTCACCCCTAGGAAGTCCAGGGGCCTTGCGACGAGCTCCAGGTCACGGGAGAGGTTGGGAGTGGGCGGGGGGTCTTGAAAGGGGCTTTCGGGATACCCCCTGCCCAGGATGGGGTCCAGGAAGTAGCGGTTGTGGTAGCGGTCAGCCACGTCCACCGCCTCGGGGTCCTCGCCGTACACCGGGGCGAAGTTGAGGACGATCCCCACCCGCTTCGCCCCCGCGGCCCTCAAGGCCTCCACGGCGAGGCCGTGCCCCAGGAGGAGGTGGTGGGCGGCGCGAAGGGCCGCCTCCAGGTTCCTGAGGCCGGGGGCGTGTTCCCCCGTCCAGTGCCCGAGGAAGGCCGAGCACCAGGGCTCGTTCAGGGTGGCGAAGAAGGGCACCCGGTCGGCGAGGGCCCGGGCCACCGCCTCGGCGTACTCGGCGAAGGCGAAGGCGGTCTCCCGGCTCCGCCAACCGCCCCGGTCCTCGAGGGCCTGGGGCAGGTCCCAGTGGTAGAGGGTGAGGAAGGGCGTGATCCCCGCCGCGAGAAGCCGGTCCACCAGGCGGTCGTGAAAGGCGAGGCCCTTGGGGTTGATCCGCCCCCGGCCCTCGGGGAGGATCCGAGGCCAGGCCACGGAGAAGCGATAGACCCCCACCCCAAGGGATTGCATAAGGGCAATGTCCTCCTCGTAGCGGTGGTAGTGGTCGCAGGCGGGCTCCCCTGTGCTTCCGCCCCAGATGGCCCCCGGGCGGCGGGCGAAGGTGTCCCAGATGGAAGGCCCCCGCCCGTCCTCCTGGGTGGCCCCCTCGATCTGGTAGGCGCTGGTGGCTACCCCCCACAGAAACTTTTCGGCGTTCTCGGCCATGCGCGTTCCTCCTCCCAACGCCTAGCCCTTCACCGACCCGGCGGTGAGGCCTTGGATGAGCTGGCGCTGCGCGAAGAAGAAGAGGACGAGGACGGGCAGCGTGGCCACCGTGGCGGCGGCCATGACCAGGTCGTAGCGGTTCTGGTAGTTGCCCACGAAGTTGCGGATGCCCACGGGAATGGTGGCGGTGGCCTCGGTGGTGAGGACCTGGGCGAAGAGGAGCTCGTCCCAGGCGGTGAGGAAGATGTAGACGGCCGTGGCCGCGAGGCCCGGGAGGGCCAGGGGCAGGATCACCCGGTGGAAGGCCTGGAAGGGCGTGGCCCCGTCCACCATGGCCGCCTCCTCCAGCTCCTTGGGAATGGAGGCGAAGAAGCCCCTGAGGACCCAGATGCTCAGGGGAACGAAGAAGGCGGTGTAGGTGAAGACAAGCCCCCCGTAGCTGCCCACGAGGCGCACCTCGAGGCCCAAAGCGGAGCGGACCCAGTTCTGCACGTAGATGTACATGATGTAGATGGGGATCAGGAAGAGGATTCCGGGGATCACCTGGGTCACGAGGACGCTTCCCCCAAAAAGCTCCGCTCCGGGGAAGCGGAACCGGGCGAGGGCGTACCCGGCGAAGGTGGCCACGGCCAGGGCGAAGGCCGTGGTCAGGGAGCAGACCAGGAAGGAGTTTTTCAAGTAGTGAAAGAAGGGCAGGACGCGCCAGATGTCCAGGTAGTTGCCCCACTGGGGCGCCTTGGGGAAAAGACTTCCCGTGGCCGCCTCCAGCTGGGTCATGAGGGAGGTGTTTGATCCGGCCCCCTGAGCTTAGCGCACCACCCGTATCCGCACGCCCGGGATCTGGCTCCAGGCCCGGTCTGTGGTGAGGATCTCCAAGCCCCGCACCTTCCCCGTGGCCAAGCAGGCCCGGTCCCCAAGGGAAAACCCCAAGGGGCGGGTCAAGGGATCCAGGGCACCCGCCTCGAGGGCTTCCTCCAAGGTGAAGGGCACCACCTCGAGGCCCATCGCCAGCAGTCTGGCCACAATCCGGTCCGCGTCTTTTCCTCTACCCTTGAGCTTGCCCACCACCTCGGCCAGGTTCACTGCGCTGATGGCCGCCCCCTCACGCAAGGCCTGGCGCACCACCTCGAAGCCGGACTCCCTTTGCAGGTAGGCGAGCAAGGCGGAAGCGTCCAGAAGTTTTTCCTCAGGCATCCCGCTCGGCCTCCAAGCGCCGTTCCCGCAAAAGCTCCTCGGTAAGGCTTTCCTTGATGTCGGAAAGCTCCTCCCAAAGCGCTTCCTCCACCCGTTCCCAAGGTTCCAGCACCAGGCGACCCTCCTCCACCAAGGCCACCAACCGGGTCCCCGGCCTAAGGCCCAAGGCCCGGCGCAAGGGGCTCGGGAGGAGCACCCTTCCCTGGGCATCAACCGTTAGTGTGGTGGAGTGGACCTTTTTCACCATATAAGCCATTCTACACCACGTTCACATCCCCCCGCACGTCTAGCCCTTCACCGGCCTCTCCTCCGGAGAAGGGTGTACAAGCTTTTTCGCGGCCCTGAGCTGAGGCTTTCCCCAGTTTGGGGTAGTATGGAAGCGCTTTTACAGGAGGGAATATGCGGCGAATCCTGGCGCTGGTAGCGGTCCTCGGCTGGGCCTTGGGGGTGCCGGTCACCTTCCGCTACACCCCGCCCCCGGGGTTGGAGGTGCGGACAGTGAGCCTCAGGGGCTCGTTCAACGGCTGGGGCGAGACCCCCATGAAGAAGGAGGACGGCTCCTGGACGATAACCTTGGATCTGGAACCAGGCGAGTACCAGTACAAGTTCTTTATCAACGGCCAGTGGCCCAAGGACATGTGCCACGACCCCACCTTCGGCACCCCAATGGTGGACCCCACGGCCGCAGGTTGTGTGGACGACGGCTTCGGCGGCCAGAACGCGGTGATCGTGGTCCAGGCCCCATTAGCCCCGGGCGGGCCGGTGGCCCTGGAGTTCGCCCATGACCCCAAGGAGGCCCGCTACCTCTCCCTGGCGGACGGAAAGCTTTCCCTTCGCTTTAGCGCCGCCGAAGGGGTGGTCGCCAAGGCCTAGCTGGAGGCGGGCGGGGAGCGGTTCCCCATGCACCGCCAGCTCTTTTTCCCGGGAACTGAGGTGTGGCGCGTGGCGGTGGCGCCTGGGATCGGGGCGTACCGCATCCGGGTCCAGACCCAAGACGGCCGGGAAGAGGTCTTTGGCCCCTTTACCCCCCCTGCGCACCCCTTTGCCGAGGTGCCCTGGGTAGGGGAAGGGGTGGGCTACCAGATCTTCCCGGAGCGCTTCTTCAACGGCGACCCCAGCAACGACGCCAAGGCCCTGGAGACCGATGAGTACCAGTTCAACCTGGTCTGGCAGCGCTCGGGAGAGATGGGACCCCACCTCTCGGGCTGGACCGACCCGCCCAGCGTGCACCACTGCTGCCACCAGTACTTCGGGGGCGACCTGGTGGGCGTCCTGGCCAAGCTTCCCCACCTCGAGGCCCTCGGGGTCAGCTTGATCTACTTCAACCCCCTCTTTGACTCGGGCTCGGCCCACGGTTACGACACCCACGACCACCTCGAGGTCTCGCCCAAGTTCGGCGACAAGACCCTCCTGAAGAAACTTTTGGAGGAGGCCCACCGCCGGGGAATGCGGGTCATCTTTGACTTCGTACCCAACCACACCGGCCTGGGCTTCTGGGCCTTCCAGGACGTGGTCCGGCGGGGGCCGGCTTCCCCCTACTGGAACTGGTACTTCATCAAGCGCTGGCCCTTCACGCCGGGGGACGGCCAGGCCTACGAGGGCTGGTGGGGCCTGGGGAACCTGCCGAAGCTCAACACCGCCAACCCGGGGGTCCGGCGCTACCTCCTAGAGGTCGCCAAGTACTGGCTGCGCTTCGGCTTTGACGGCGTGCGGGTGGACGTGCCCGGGGATCTCCTGGATGCCCACGGCTTCTTCAAGGCCCTCCGGACCGAACTCAAGGGGCTCAAGCCCGAGGCCTACCTGGTGGGCGAGATCTGGCAGCGCGATACAAGCTGGCTCCAGGGAGACGAGTTTGACTCCCTGATGAACTACGCCATCGGCCGGGACATCCTGTTGCGCTTCGCCAAGGGGGGAAGCCTGGCCCTTTACAACGGGAGGCGGGCCTTGGCCGACCTCTCCCGGACCTACGCCCTCTACCCCGAGGCCGTGGCCGGCATGGGCTTCAACCTGATCAGCTCCCACGACACCGCCCGGCTCCTCACCGAGGTGGGGGGCGGGGGCCTAGGGGACGTCCCAAGCTCCGAGGCCCGGGCCCGGCAGCGGTTGGCCGCAGCCCTCCTCTACGCCCTCCCCGGGGTCCCGGTGACCTTCCAGGGGGACGAGTGCGGCTTTACCGGGGAGAAACCCGATAAGCCCCCGTACGACCTCCAACGGTACCCCTTTCAGTGGGACCGGTGCCGCGGGGAGACCCTGGCCTTTTACCAAGGGCTGGCCTGGCTGCGCCGGGAGCTCCCCGCCCTGAGGAGCGCGGTCTTCCGGGGGTATCTGGGGGAAGGCCACCTGCTCGCCTTCTTCCGCGGGGAGCCGGGAGAAGGCGAGGTGTTAGCGGCCTTCAATAGCGGCCTCGAGGCCACCCCCCTGCCCCTGCCCCCGGGGGGCTGGCGGGACCCCCTCGAGGGGCGCACCTACCGGAACCAGGTGGAGATCCCGCCTTTGGGCTTCCGCTACCTGGTCCATTCCGGTGGCTAGGGACCTTGGGGTTGTGCTGCGGGGTCCATGCGCCTTATCGGCGGGGCCACCCAGATCCTCCCTGGCCCGAAGGTTCTTCGGGGCGTTTTTTAGCCCCACCTAAAGGCCCTCTCCCATAGGGGCCTCGCCCACGTCCCCCTAACCCCCGGAGAGGCTGGAGCGGATCCTTTCCGCCTCCCGGGGGGCGGGGATACCGATCCCGCCTGCTTCGGGGAGGGGTCCCACCCGAGGCTCCGGGGGTGAGCCCCGAGCGGGACACCCAAGAACCTTTCCTGGCCCGGTATGCGGCGGAAAAGGGCCTCCAGGGAAGGGACGTGGCCCTGGGGGGAAGCCTCTACCAGGACCTGGAGGCACAGGGCTTCCACGAGGCCCAGCGCTACCGGAAAAGCCCGCCCCATGCCCTGGCCCACGGGATGCGCAAGGAGGAGGCCCTTCGGGCGCTCTTGTAAAGGCCCACCCCTCCACCCCCCAAGAGGATCCCAGCCTGCTCGGGGTGCGCCTACTTTGAGCTCCACTTCGTGGAAGAAGGGGATGGTTAAGCCGGTCTACGCCTTCTCCTCGGGAAGGCTTGGCGGGATGGCCAACACCATCGTCCTGGAAACCCCCGAGCACAAGCGCCACCTGCCCGTGGAGCAGGTACCGGGGCTCTCCCTCTTTGGCGAGGTGGACCTCAACAAGCGCTTCCTGAAGTTCGCCGCCCCGAAGGGCCACCTGGCCGAAGGCGGTTTCCAGCCTACGGGGGTAGTGGCCGTTCTTGCGGCCGCCGTGTTCCCGAAAGAAGGCCGCAGAGTACGCCCCCTGGGCATGGCCCTGGTCGGCGTCCAGCAGGATCTGCAAGACCTCGGTCCCCGTCTCCAGGACCTGGCGCAAAAGGAGCTCGCCTTCCTCCCCGGCCACCGCCGGCCCGTGCCCTTCGCCGAGGGGCCCAGGGCTTTTCGGGTTAGGATGGGGCCGTGATCCCGACGCGCTACGCCGCCTACTGCCCAAACTGCGGCGGCGAGGCGGAAAGCGAGCGCCTCGCTGCGGGGCTTGCCTGCGCCCGCTGCCAGCCGGACCCCCAAAAGCCTCCCCTCCCCGGGGCGCTCGCCCATTTCGCCGCCCAGGAAAAGGCCCTCGCCGACTGGACCCGCTTCTTTACGGCCCAGGTGGGCGCCCCGCCCTGGCCGCGGCAGCGGGCCTGGGCCGCGCGGGTGGTGCAGGGGCGCTCCTTCGCCATGCTCGCCCCCACGGGGATCGGCAAGACCACCTTCGGCCTCCTCACCGCCAGCTGGCTTGCCAGGGAGGGGCGGCGGAGCTACCTCGTCTTCCCCACCCGCCTCCTCGTGGCCCAGGCGGCGGAGCGGCTTCGGGCCCTGGGCGCCCCCTTCGCCGCCTACACCGGGAAGCCCCGGGAGAAGGAAGCCCTCCTCGAGGGCGGCCGCCCCATCGGCCTCTTCACCGTGGCCTTCCTCCACAAAAACCACGCCCGGCTCCCCCGGCCCGTGGACTTCCTCTTCGTGGACGATGTGGCCAGCCTCCTCAAGTCGGCGCGGAACGTGGACCGGGTCCTGGGGCTTCTGGGCTTCGCCCCCGAGGACGTGGAGAAGGGCCTCGCCCTCATCCGGCTCCGGAGGAGGCACCCTGAGGAGGCCGAGCGGAGGGCCGAAAGGCTGAGGGGGAAGGCCCGGGGGGTCCTCGCCGTGGCGAGCGCCACCGCAAGGCCGCACTCGCCGCGGGTCCACCTCTTCCGCGAGCTTTTGGGCTTTGAGGTGGGCACGCCGAGCTTCGCCCTGCGCAAGGTAGCCGACCTCTACGAGGAGGCCTTCGGGCTCTCCCAGGAGGAACTCTGGGCCAGGGGGGCGGAGTGGGCGGGGCGGCTTGGAAAGGGGGGGCTTTTCTTCCTCCCCGGGGACCTGCCGAAGGAGGCCGCCCTGGACCTCGCCCGCTTCCTCCGGGCCCGGGGCCTCAGGGCCAAGGCCTATCTGGAGCCCGAGGCGCTCGAGGCCTTCCGGCGGGGCGAGGCAGACCTCCTCGTGGGGTTCGCCTCCTGGCGCAACCCCCTGCCCTTTTGCCCCTCCTGGAGGACCCAAGGCTTAAGGCCCTGGTCCGAAGCCTCGCCAGGAGGCCCGGGCTCCAGGAGAAGGAGGTCGCCCCCCTGCGAGAAGCCCTCCTGGAGCGGCTCGCCGACCCCGCCTTCCGCGCCCGCGTGGCGGAAAGCCCCGAGGTGGGGCTCACCTTCGTGGGGGAAAAGCCCGTCCTGGTCTTCGCCGACGTCACCGGCTACCTCCAGGCCTCGGGGCGGACGAGCCGCCTCACCCCGGCGGGGCTCACCCAGGGCCTCGCCCTCCTCCTCGCCGAGGACAGGAAGGCCTTCACCGCCCTCGTGCGCCGGCTCGGCTACCTCCTGGAGGCGCCGCCTCTCCCCGTGGCCGAGGCGGACCTCGAGGCCCTCTTGAAGCGCGTGGACGAGGACCGGGAACGGCTCGCCCGGGGGAGCGGGGTAGCCTTGCCCTGCCCGAGCGGGTGGTGGTGGTGGAGTCGCCCAACAAGGCCCGCACCCTGGCCGGCTTCTTCGGCCGGCCCATGCGCCGCTACCTCCCCGGCCTCGTGGTCTACGAGGCCCTCGCCGAGGAGGGGTACCTGGTGGTCACAGCCACCCGGGGCCACGTCACCGACCTCGCCCTCCGGGGCGGGCTTTACGGGGTGGAGACGACCCCCGCCTACCGCCCCCGGTACCACCCCTTGCGGGCCTGCCCCGAGGGGAGCGTCCCGGACCCCTTGTGCCCCGACGGGACGGAGAGCAGACTTGACCGTTATACCGCATAGAGCCCCAGGAACCTGAGGGCGGAGAGGGGATGGAAGGAGAAGGTCTCCAGGGCCGCCTTCTTCTTCCGCACCCCCCTGCGGTACAGCAGGGACACCAGAAAGGCCCGGAGGACCGCCAAGACTTGCGCCCCCACGCCCCGCACCTGGCAGGCGTCCTCATGGAGGAGGACGTCCCGTACCCAAAAGGACCGGTTCTCCATCTTCCACCGGGAAAGGAGAAGCTCCCCAAGCCGCCTCGCGTCTGCTTCCTCGGTCCCCAGGCTGGGGAGGGCGTAGCTCGCCGCGCGCCGTACTTCCCCCGTCCCCTTGTACACCCCACCCCCGTCCCCTTGTACACCCCACATTCCGCACCCCCTTTACTCCAGCAGGTAAAGAGGGTGTCCAGCATGCGGCCCATGCGGTCGTCGTTGAGGAGGCCTGGGGTGACGCCCTTTCCCAGAAGCCACTCCGTGGGCTTACCCTCCCAGTAGTGGCCGAAGAGGTAGAGGGGAGAAGAGACAAAGCCTAGGGCGTTCATAATGGCCGCTTACAAGGTAGCCCCTTCGGGGCTGACCAGGGCCACCCCCGTGCTCACCTTTTCCCCCGGGCGGGGGCCCACCCGTTCGTCCACCAGGGGGACCAGCCCGATACGGTCCACGGTGCTGGCCACCAGGCCCAGGTGGCCGAGGTCGTACACCCGCAGATCGGGTGTGGCTTCCATCCCAAAATCCTAAGGCCAGGGGAGGAGGGATGCGGAATGTGGGTTGAAGGCCGTCGTAAAGGTCCCCCACCGGGAGCCACGCGGCCCTGGCCAACCGCTCACCAGCA contains:
- a CDS encoding GH1 family beta-glucosidase, whose protein sequence is MAENAEKFLWGVATSAYQIEGATQEDGRGPSIWDTFARRPGAIWGGSTGEPACDHYHRYEEDIALMQSLGVGVYRFSVAWPRILPEGRGRINPKGLAFHDRLVDRLLAAGITPFLTLYHWDLPQALEDRGGWRSRETAFAFAEYAEAVARALADRVPFFATLNEPWCSAFLGHWTGEHAPGLRNLEAALRAAHHLLLGHGLAVEALRAAGAKRVGIVLNFAPVYGEDPEAVDVADRYHNRYFLDPILGRGYPESPFQDPPPTPNLSRDLELVARPLDFLGVNYYAPVRVAPGTGPLPVRYLPPEGPVTAMGWEVYPEGLYHLLKHLGREVPWPLYITENGAAYPDLWTGEAVVEDPERVAYLEAHVEAAWRALFTLYATATPFDRPWEARYLLEPTGFVPYRLFTRFMRQFAVYTRERYRGGREFYFAGGIEDLARFHGYLRDRNLL
- a CDS encoding carbohydrate ABC transporter permease — encoded protein: MTQLEAATGSLFPKAPQWGNYLDIWRVLPFFHYLKNSFLVCSLTTAFALAVATFAGYALARFRFPGAELFGGSVLVTQVIPGILFLIPIYIMYIYVQNWVRSALGLEVRLVGSYGGLVFTYTAFFVPLSIWVLRGFFASIPKELEEAAMVDGATPFQAFHRVILPLALPGLAATAVYIFLTAWDELLFAQVLTTEATATIPVGIRNFVGNYQNRYDLVMAAATVATLPVLVLFFFAQRQLIQGLTAGSVKG
- a CDS encoding type II toxin-antitoxin system VapC family toxin, yielding MPEEKLLDASALLAYLQRESGFEVVRQALREGAAISAVNLAEVVGKLKGRGKDADRIVARLLAMGLEVVPFTLEEALEAGALDPLTRPLGFSLGDRACLATGKVRGLEILTTDRAWSQIPGVRIRVVR
- a CDS encoding AbrB/MazE/SpoVT family DNA-binding domain-containing protein; this encodes MVKKVHSTTLTVDAQGRVLLPSPLRRALGLRPGTRLVALVEEGRLVLEPWERVEEALWEELSDIKESLTEELLRERRLEAERDA
- a CDS encoding peptidase C26, with the translated sequence MSPERDTQEPFLARYAAEKGLQGRDVALGGSLYQDLEAQGFHEAQRYRKSPPHALAHGMRKEEALRALL
- a CDS encoding DEAD/DEAH box helicase — protein: MIPTRYAAYCPNCGGEAESERLAAGLACARCQPDPQKPPLPGALAHFAAQEKALADWTRFFTAQVGAPPWPRQRAWAARVVQGRSFAMLAPTGIGKTTFGLLTASWLAREGRRSYLVFPTRLLVAQAAERLRALGAPFAAYTGKPREKEALLEGGRPIGLFTVAFLHKNHARLPRPVDFLFVDDVASLLKSARNVDRVLGLLGFAPEDVEKGLALIRLRRRHPEEAERRAERLRGKARGVLAVASATARPHSPRVHLFRELLGFEVGTPSFALRKVADLYEEAFGLSQEELWARGAEWAGRLGKGGLFFLPGDLPKEAALDLARFLRARGLRAKAYLEPEALEAFRRGEADLLVGFASWRNPLPFCPSWRTQGLRPWSEASPGGPGSRRRRSPPCEKPSWSGSPTPPSAPAWRKAPRWGSPSWGKSPSWSSPTSPATSRPRGGRAASPRRGSPRASPSSSPRTGRPSPPSCAGSATSWRRRLSPWPRRTSRPS
- a CDS encoding toprim domain-containing protein, encoding MVVVESPNKARTLAGFFGRPMRRYLPGLVVYEALAEEGYLVVTATRGHVTDLALRGGLYGVETTPAYRPRYHPLRACPEGSVPDPLCPDGTESRLDRYTA